One window of the Pseudomonas lurida genome contains the following:
- a CDS encoding MFS transporter, with the protein MKPSASPQPRRAAAAAFIGTMIEWYDFYIYATAAALVFGQLFFPSEDKLFSTMAAFGTFAVGFFARPLGGIVFGHIGDRIGRKKSLVITLVMMGVVTVCIGLLPTYAQIGAAAPVLLILLRVVQGIAVGGEWGGAVLMAGEHAPKGRRNFFASFAQLGSPAGLILSLLAFSAVTRLPEDQLLSWGWRVPFLASALLLVVGLAIRLGVNESPEFLEDKALAEKARAIKKDQAPVIEVLKTAWRPLLLCIGANTLGIAGVYFTNTFMIAYSTQQLGLPRSLILECLFFVAIIQFCVQPLAAWVAEKVGATRFLCAMTVLAMASPYPMFVLVSSGQAPLIILGIALAVVCMASFYAVIAGFVSGLFETRVRYTAISLAYQVCGALAGGLTPLIGTWLAHEYQGQWWPMAVFYSLIAAVSLVCVLALSRRHAIAHRHEMAHSV; encoded by the coding sequence ATGAAGCCATCCGCTTCGCCCCAGCCCCGCCGTGCTGCGGCCGCCGCTTTCATCGGCACCATGATCGAGTGGTACGACTTTTACATCTATGCCACCGCCGCCGCGCTGGTATTTGGCCAACTGTTTTTCCCCTCCGAAGACAAGCTGTTCAGCACCATGGCCGCGTTCGGCACGTTTGCCGTGGGCTTCTTCGCGCGGCCGTTGGGCGGCATTGTGTTCGGGCATATCGGCGACCGGATCGGGCGCAAGAAATCCCTGGTGATCACCCTGGTGATGATGGGGGTGGTCACCGTGTGCATCGGCTTGTTGCCGACCTACGCCCAGATCGGCGCCGCGGCACCGGTGCTGCTGATCCTGCTGCGCGTCGTGCAGGGCATTGCCGTCGGCGGCGAGTGGGGCGGGGCGGTGTTGATGGCGGGCGAGCATGCGCCGAAAGGTCGGCGTAACTTCTTTGCATCCTTCGCGCAATTGGGCAGCCCGGCGGGGTTGATCCTGTCGTTGCTCGCCTTCAGTGCGGTCACTCGTTTACCGGAAGACCAATTGCTCAGCTGGGGCTGGCGCGTGCCGTTCCTTGCCAGCGCCTTGCTGTTGGTGGTGGGCCTGGCGATTCGCCTGGGCGTAAATGAGTCGCCTGAATTCCTCGAAGACAAAGCCCTGGCGGAAAAAGCGCGAGCGATCAAGAAAGACCAAGCCCCAGTGATCGAAGTGCTGAAAACCGCCTGGCGCCCGCTGTTGCTGTGCATCGGCGCGAACACCCTGGGCATCGCCGGCGTGTATTTCACCAATACCTTCATGATTGCCTACAGCACTCAGCAATTGGGCTTGCCGCGTTCGTTGATTCTGGAGTGCCTGTTTTTCGTGGCCATCATTCAGTTCTGCGTCCAGCCCCTGGCCGCGTGGGTGGCGGAGAAAGTCGGTGCCACGCGCTTCCTGTGTGCGATGACGGTATTGGCAATGGCGTCGCCTTACCCGATGTTCGTGCTGGTGAGCAGTGGCCAGGCGCCGTTGATCATCCTTGGCATCGCCCTGGCGGTGGTGTGCATGGCCTCCTTTTATGCCGTGATCGCCGGGTTTGTCAGTGGCCTGTTTGAAACCCGCGTGCGCTACACGGCGATCTCCCTGGCGTATCAGGTCTGCGGTGCGCTGGCGGGTGGGCTCACGCCGTTGATCGGCACGTGGCTGGCCCATGAATACCAGGGCCAATGGTGGCCGATGGCAGTGTTCTACAGCCTGATCGCGGCGGTCTCGCTGGTGTGCGTACTGGCGTTGTCGCGCCGCCACGCCATCGCTCACCGTCATGAGATGGCCCATAGTGTTTGA
- a CDS encoding Zn-dependent hydrolase, producing the protein MLKINGERLWASLMAMAEIGATARGGSCRLALSAEDKSGRELFSHWCDAAGLTLSVDAIGNLFARRAGTDKDAAPVMIGSHLDTQPEGGRFDGVYGVLAGLEVIRSLDDHGIQTRKPLEIAVWTNEEGARFTPAMLGSAVFTGTLALDEALATADVNGIRVAEALRATGYNGSRPLGGAVDAYFEAHIEQGPILEDNAKSIGVVTGGQAIRWLDVRVDGMAAHAGTTPMALRKDALYGAAQMIQALEALAADFAPQGLTTVGELNIAKSSRNTIPGLLTFTVDLRHHRDSEIDAMEQQVRQRLHAIAEQRGLSVTVSPHWVSPATPFDSECVACVQTSVDALGYSQQRIVSGAGHDAIHLARYCPTAMIFIPCVGGLSHNEAEDVLPEDVRQGTDVLLNAVLKRAGQVQ; encoded by the coding sequence ATGTTGAAGATCAATGGCGAGCGCCTGTGGGCCAGCCTGATGGCCATGGCCGAGATTGGCGCCACGGCCCGCGGCGGCAGTTGCCGCCTGGCGCTGAGCGCTGAAGATAAAAGCGGTCGAGAACTGTTCAGCCACTGGTGCGACGCTGCCGGGCTGACGTTGAGCGTGGATGCCATCGGCAATCTGTTCGCTCGGCGTGCCGGCACGGATAAGGACGCGGCACCGGTCATGATCGGCAGCCACCTCGACACCCAACCCGAAGGCGGGCGCTTTGATGGTGTCTACGGTGTACTCGCCGGCCTGGAAGTGATCCGCAGCCTCGACGACCACGGTATCCAGACGCGCAAACCCTTGGAAATCGCCGTATGGACCAACGAGGAGGGCGCGCGTTTCACCCCGGCCATGCTCGGCTCGGCGGTGTTCACCGGCACCCTGGCGCTGGACGAGGCCCTGGCCACGGCCGATGTCAATGGCATCCGCGTGGCCGAGGCATTGCGCGCCACGGGGTATAACGGTTCGCGCCCATTGGGCGGCGCAGTGGATGCGTATTTTGAAGCGCATATCGAGCAGGGCCCGATCCTTGAGGACAATGCCAAGAGCATTGGCGTGGTCACCGGTGGCCAGGCGATTCGCTGGTTGGATGTGCGCGTCGACGGCATGGCCGCCCACGCCGGTACGACGCCGATGGCGTTGCGTAAAGATGCGCTGTATGGCGCCGCGCAAATGATCCAGGCGCTGGAGGCACTGGCGGCGGATTTTGCCCCGCAAGGCCTGACCACCGTCGGCGAATTGAACATCGCCAAATCATCGCGCAATACCATTCCAGGATTGTTGACCTTCACCGTCGACCTGCGTCATCACCGCGACAGCGAGATCGACGCCATGGAGCAACAGGTACGCCAGCGGTTACACGCCATCGCCGAACAGCGTGGCCTGAGCGTGACTGTCAGCCCCCACTGGGTCAGCCCCGCCACGCCATTCGACAGTGAGTGTGTCGCGTGCGTGCAAACCTCGGTGGACGCCCTGGGCTACAGCCAGCAACGCATCGTCAGTGGCGCCGGCCACGATGCCATCCACCTGGCGCGCTACTGTCCGACGGCGATGATCTTTATCCCGTGCGTGGGCGGCCTCAGCCACAACGAGGCCGAAGACGTGTTGCCCGAGGACGTGCGCCAGGGCACCGATGTATTGCTCAACGCCGTGTTGAAACGCGCCGGCCAGGTTCAGTAA
- a CDS encoding histone deacetylase family protein: protein MRTFFHPEQLLHHPRSYYSRGQMRTPQEVPERARNLLLAAQTLGFDIQQPQDFGLDPLLAIHGALYLTFLQEAHQRWKEIPEEWGDEVMSNIFVREPNALRGILAQAARYLADGSCPVGELTWRSAYWSAQSAVAAARTILDGAPAAYALCRPPGHHARYDAAGGFCYINNAAVAAQALRQGFQRVAVLDTDMHHGQGVQEIFYDRDDVLYVSIHGDPTNFYPGVAGFAEERGRAAGEGFNLNLPMPHGASEAVFFENLQRALAAVKDFSADVLVLSLGFDIYELDPQSKVAVTRDGFARLGACIRGLGLPCVIVQEGGYHLETLDSNAQAFFSSPQAWQN from the coding sequence ATGCGTACGTTTTTCCACCCCGAACAACTCCTGCACCATCCGCGCAGCTACTACTCCCGTGGGCAGATGCGCACGCCACAGGAAGTCCCGGAGCGCGCCCGCAACCTGTTGCTGGCCGCACAGACCCTGGGCTTCGACATCCAGCAACCGCAGGATTTTGGCCTCGACCCGCTGCTGGCCATCCACGGCGCGCTGTACCTGACCTTCCTCCAGGAAGCCCATCAGCGCTGGAAAGAAATCCCCGAAGAGTGGGGTGACGAAGTCATGTCCAACATCTTCGTACGTGAACCCAACGCCTTGCGCGGCATCCTCGCCCAGGCTGCGCGCTACCTGGCGGACGGCAGTTGCCCCGTTGGCGAGCTCACCTGGCGCTCGGCCTACTGGTCGGCCCAGAGCGCGGTCGCGGCCGCCAGGACTATTCTTGACGGCGCCCCGGCTGCCTACGCACTGTGCCGCCCACCTGGGCATCACGCGCGATACGACGCTGCCGGCGGGTTCTGTTACATCAACAACGCGGCCGTTGCGGCGCAAGCCCTGCGCCAAGGCTTCCAGCGCGTCGCGGTGCTCGACACCGACATGCACCACGGGCAAGGCGTCCAGGAGATCTTCTACGACCGCGACGACGTGCTGTATGTGTCGATCCATGGCGACCCGACCAACTTCTATCCTGGCGTGGCCGGCTTCGCCGAGGAGCGCGGACGTGCGGCGGGTGAAGGCTTCAATCTCAACCTGCCGATGCCCCACGGCGCCAGCGAGGCGGTGTTCTTCGAAAACCTGCAACGGGCCCTGGCGGCGGTGAAAGACTTCTCGGCGGATGTGCTGGTGCTGTCGCTGGGTTTCGATATCTACGAACTGGACCCCCAGAGCAAGGTTGCGGTAACGCGCGATGGGTTTGCGCGTTTGGGCGCGTGCATTCGAGGGCTGGGGCTGCCGTGTGTGATCGTGCAGGAAGGTGGCTATCACCTGGAAACGCTGGACAGCAATGCGCAGGCGTTTTTCAGTAGCCCGCAGGCTTGGCAGAATTAA